In Salvelinus namaycush isolate Seneca chromosome 37, SaNama_1.0, whole genome shotgun sequence, the following are encoded in one genomic region:
- the LOC120030907 gene encoding G protein-activated inward rectifier potassium channel 4-like, which produces MNCFKGRFGQDVEKQDQKLSKPRWDTPKNKVPTDRTMVVGGRQGGGGKSSKRSGGTLRKRRQRYVEKDGKCNVHHGNVREKYRYMTDIFTTLVDLKWRFNLLVFTLVYTTTWVFFGLIWWLIAYIRGDLDHTDDGDWIPCVNNLNGFVSAFLFSIETETTIGYGYRVITDKCPEGILLLLVQAILGSIVNAFMVGCMFVKISQPKKRAETLMFSHKAVISVRDSKLCLMFRVGDLRNSHIVEASIRAKLIHSKQTKEGEFIPLNQTDINVGFDTGDDRLFLVSPLIICHEFNECSPFWEISQEQLEREEFEVVVILEGMVEATGMTCQARSSYLDSEVMWGERFTPVLSLEEGFYEVDYESFHHTYPTPTPTSSARELAELAKKGEAIPLPPQSPPPEADGEFNDDDVLQNQETRLNMKPEPMLPDD; this is translated from the exons ATGAATTGCTTCAAAGGGCGTTTTGGACAGGATGTGGAGAAACAGGACCAAAAGCTGTCAAAACCAAGATGGGATACCCCCAAAAACAAG gtGCCCACAGACCGGACCATGGTGGTGGGCGGCAGGCAAGGTGGGGGCGGTAAAAGTTCCAAACGTTCAGGAGGTACCCTGAGAAAACGGCGCCAGCGCTACGTGGAGAAGGACGGCAAGTGCAACGTGCATCACGGCAATGTGCGCGAGAAATACCGCTACATGACAGACATCTTCACTACCCTGGTGGACCTGAAGTGGCGCTTTAACCTGCTGGTGTTCACCCTGGTCTACACAACCACCTGGGTGTTCTTCGGTCTCATCTGGTGGCTCATCGCCTACATCCGCGGAGACCTGGACCACACCGATGACGGAGACTGGATCCCCTGCGTCAACAACCTCAACGGCTTCGTCTCCGCCTTTCTCTTCTCCATCGAGACAGAGACCACCATTGGCTACGGCTACCGGGTCATCACTGATAAATGCCCAGAGGGGATTCTCCTGCTTTTAGTCCAGGCCATCCTGGGCTCCATCGTCAATGCCTTCATGGTGGGATGCATGTTCGTCAAGATCTCCCAGCCCAAGAAGCGAGCCGAGACGCTCATGTTCTCCCACAAGGCGGTGATCTCTGTGAGGGACAGCAAGCTGTGTTTGATGTTCAGGGTAGGAGACCTGAGGAACTCACACATCGTGGAGGCCTCCATCCGGGCCAAGCTGATCCACTCCAAGCAGACCAAGGAAGGGGAGTTTATCCCTCTCAATCAGACGGATATCAATGTGGGCTTCGATACGGGGGACGACAGGCTCTTCCTGGTGTCGCCACTCATCATCTGTCACGAGTTCAACGAGTGCAGTCCCTTCTGGGAGATCTCACAGGaacagctggagagagaggagtttgAGGTAGTGGTCATCCTGGAGGGCATGGTGGAAGCCACAG GAATGACATGCCAGGCGCGCAGCTCCTACCTAGACTCAGAGGTCATGTGGGGGGAGCGCTTCACCCCTGTGCTCTCCCTAGAGGAGGGCTTCTACGAGGTGGACTATGAATCCTTCCACCACACCTACCCTACCCCGACCCCCACCTCCTCTGCCCGAGAGCTGGCTGAGCTGGCCAAGAAGGGAGAGGCTATCCCCCTACCTCCCCAGTCCCCACCTCCA